One Spiroplasma endosymbiont of Nebria brevicollis DNA window includes the following coding sequences:
- a CDS encoding ABC transporter ATP-binding protein — protein MEGITKVFLGTIVANKDIFLKIKKGEIHALVGENGAGKSTLMSILFGLYQPTKGLIKINGKEVVISGPIRAGELGIGMVHQHFKLVDNFTIVQNIILGSEPISKWQWINYKHAKAKIKAISERYKLEIKPNLKIANASVGMQQRVEILKVLYRGADIIVLDEPTAVLTPQEITSLLAIIEELKRDGKTIIFISHKLEEVKHVADSVTVIRLGQVVENFLAATKTKEEIATLMVGRDLVEVKNPGGNELGEVALKVNNLFVRKIGNKKIMGLSDFNLEVKAGEIVAIAGVEGNGQTELISTITGLIKTEKGQIFFGNKNMTHASIQNLYKHGLSHIPEDRHKYGLVLEYNIIDNMVLQNISQYPFSKCGLIRSKAIQYYAQGIIQTYDVRGSKSGFALARGLSGGNQQKAVVGRELTRKHKILVVAQPTRGLDIGAIEYIHGRILEEKTRGNAVLLISYELSEVMSLADRIVVLHAGKITGNVNAKNVLRESLGLMMAGQTLEKGETKNA, from the coding sequence ATGGAAGGCATTACAAAAGTCTTTTTAGGAACAATTGTTGCTAATAAGGATATTTTTTTAAAAATTAAAAAAGGTGAAATCCATGCCTTAGTTGGTGAAAATGGGGCTGGTAAATCAACTTTAATGTCAATCTTATTTGGTTTATACCAACCAACCAAAGGTTTAATTAAAATAAATGGTAAAGAAGTAGTAATTTCTGGACCCATTCGGGCTGGTGAATTAGGAATTGGAATGGTTCACCAACATTTTAAATTAGTTGATAACTTTACGATTGTTCAAAATATTATCTTAGGTAGTGAACCAATTTCTAAATGACAGTGAATTAATTACAAACATGCCAAAGCTAAAATAAAAGCTATTTCCGAAAGATATAAATTAGAAATCAAACCTAATTTAAAAATTGCAAATGCTAGTGTTGGTATGCAACAACGTGTTGAAATCTTAAAAGTACTTTACCGTGGTGCTGACATTATTGTTCTTGATGAACCAACTGCTGTATTAACACCCCAAGAAATCACTAGTTTACTAGCAATTATTGAAGAACTAAAACGTGATGGTAAAACAATTATTTTTATTAGTCACAAATTAGAAGAAGTTAAACATGTTGCTGATAGTGTCACAGTAATTAGATTAGGACAAGTGGTAGAAAACTTTCTTGCTGCAACTAAAACCAAAGAAGAAATCGCTACCTTAATGGTGGGACGAGACTTAGTTGAAGTAAAAAATCCTGGTGGTAATGAATTAGGTGAGGTTGCTTTAAAAGTTAATAATTTATTTGTTCGTAAAATTGGCAACAAAAAAATTATGGGACTTTCTGATTTTAATCTAGAAGTTAAAGCTGGCGAAATTGTGGCGATTGCTGGAGTAGAAGGCAATGGTCAAACTGAATTAATTTCTACTATTACTGGTTTAATCAAAACAGAAAAAGGTCAGATTTTCTTTGGTAATAAAAATATGACTCATGCTTCTATTCAAAATTTGTATAAACATGGTTTAAGTCATATCCCTGAAGACCGTCATAAATATGGATTAGTGCTAGAATATAATATTATTGACAATATGGTATTACAAAACATTAGTCAATATCCATTTTCTAAATGTGGTTTAATTCGTAGTAAAGCTATTCAATATTATGCACAAGGTATTATTCAAACATATGATGTTCGTGGTAGCAAAAGTGGTTTTGCGCTAGCGCGTGGTCTATCAGGTGGTAACCAACAAAAAGCAGTTGTGGGTCGTGAACTAACACGAAAACATAAAATCTTAGTTGTGGCACAACCAACTAGAGGATTAGACATTGGTGCTATTGAATACATTCATGGTCGTATCTTAGAAGAAAAAACCCGTGGTAACGCTGTGTTATTAATTTCATATGAACTATCAGAAGTTATGTCATTAGCAGATAGAATCGTTGTTTTACATGCTGGTAAAATTACGGGTAATGTAAATGCTAAAAATGTGCTCCGTGAATCACTTGGATTAATGATGGCAGGACAAACCTTAGAGAAAGGAGAAACTAAAAATGCTTAA